A genomic stretch from Eubacterium sulci ATCC 35585 includes:
- a CDS encoding aminotransferase DegT: MQFIDLHRQYDVIEAKVNERIQEILAHKHFIGGAEVAELEKRLAEYVGVKHVIACASGTDALTIPLMAYGIKKTDAVFVPSFTFFASGESVSLAGGTPVFVDSYRDTFNINPKALEETIEKTLAEGKLTPKGIIAVDLFGLPADFNEIRRIADKYNLFVLEDAAQGFGGTIGGKKSCSFGDVAGTSFFPAKPLGCYGDGGAIFTNSDELYAKMKSIHVHGQGSDKYDNIQIGLNSRLDTIQGAVLIEKLNIFDDELVKRNHVADYYTRELKDIVETPVVPEGYGSSWAQFTIKLKSTEEREKLIKTLNDNGIPAMVYYPIPMHKSTAYASANEGVVLEECEKLSKTVMSLPMHPYLTDDELKMICDVVKSTY, translated from the coding sequence ATGCAATTTATTGATCTACACAGACAGTACGATGTTATAGAGGCAAAGGTAAACGAGAGAATTCAGGAGATTCTTGCACACAAGCATTTCATAGGAGGAGCTGAAGTTGCAGAGCTTGAGAAAAGACTTGCAGAATATGTTGGAGTTAAGCATGTAATCGCTTGCGCAAGTGGTACAGACGCTTTGACAATTCCGCTAATGGCATATGGAATAAAGAAGACTGATGCGGTTTTCGTACCATCGTTCACATTCTTTGCAAGTGGTGAAAGCGTAAGCCTTGCTGGAGGAACACCAGTATTTGTAGATTCATATAGGGATACATTTAATATTAATCCTAAGGCTCTCGAAGAGACCATAGAAAAGACTCTTGCTGAAGGAAAACTTACACCTAAGGGCATTATTGCTGTTGATCTATTTGGACTTCCTGCTGATTTTAATGAGATAAGAAGAATTGCTGACAAGTATAACTTGTTTGTACTAGAGGATGCTGCACAAGGATTCGGTGGAACTATCGGTGGAAAGAAGTCTTGCTCATTCGGTGATGTTGCAGGTACATCATTCTTCCCAGCTAAGCCACTAGGATGCTACGGTGATGGTGGTGCTATATTCACAAACTCAGATGAGCTTTATGCAAAGATGAAGTCCATCCATGTCCACGGACAGGGATCAGACAAGTATGATAACATTCAGATTGGTCTAAACAGCAGACTTGATACCATTCAGGGAGCAGTGCTTATCGAAAAGTTAAATATCTTTGATGATGAGCTAGTTAAGAGAAACCATGTAGCTGATTACTACACAAGGGAACTAAAGGATATAGTAGAGACACCAGTAGTACCTGAAGGTTACGGCTCATCATGGGCTCAGTTCACAATTAAACTAAAGTCAACTGAGGAGAGAGAAAAGCTAATTAAGACACTTAATGACAATGGTATTCCAGCCATGGTCTACTATCCTATTCCAATGCACAAGTCAACTGCATATGCAAGTGCAAATGAAGGAGTAGTACTAGAAGAGTGTGAAAAGCTCAGCAAGACGGTTATGAGCCTTCCTATGCATCCATATCTAACAGACGATGAGCTAAAGATGATTTGTGATGTTGTAAAGAGTACATACTAG